Proteins encoded by one window of Photobacterium toruni:
- a CDS encoding AAA family ATPase gives MGKIILLGSQKGGCGKSTLAVNVAGWLVHQGHNVILVDADPQGSAVRWAQDRQEKEKLKHIPHVQASGNINQTLKDLSVHYDYVVADTAGRDSRELRTGMVIADVLLSPSRPSQYDLDTLPHLTEVFLQAQDINPKLKGYLVLNMCPTNPVIKEADDAKEYLSEFPEFKVATSLVYDRKAFRDCVAEGKTVFEWKDAKAKAEINALMEEVFHG, from the coding sequence ATGGGAAAGATTATTTTACTTGGAAGCCAAAAAGGTGGCTGCGGGAAATCAACATTAGCGGTTAATGTCGCGGGTTGGTTAGTACACCAAGGTCATAACGTTATTTTGGTTGATGCCGATCCACAAGGCTCTGCTGTTCGTTGGGCTCAAGATCGCCAAGAGAAAGAAAAACTAAAGCACATCCCTCACGTACAAGCGTCAGGTAATATTAACCAAACCTTAAAAGACCTATCTGTACATTATGATTATGTTGTTGCAGATACAGCTGGCCGTGATAGTCGTGAATTACGAACAGGGATGGTTATTGCCGATGTATTACTTTCACCATCTCGTCCATCTCAATATGATTTAGATACTTTACCTCACTTAACAGAAGTGTTTTTACAAGCCCAGGATATTAATCCAAAGCTAAAAGGCTATTTAGTCTTAAATATGTGTCCAACCAATCCCGTGATTAAAGAAGCTGATGATGCTAAGGAATATTTATCAGAGTTTCCTGAGTTTAAAGTTGCCACATCGCTTGTTTATGATCGTAAAGCATTCCGTGATTGTGTTGCTGAAGGAAAAACTGTCTTCGAATGGAAAGATGCTAAAGCTAAAGCTGAAATTAACGCTTTAATGGAGGAAGTTTTCCATGGTTAA